In the Deinococcus ficus genome, one interval contains:
- the surE gene encoding 5'/3'-nucleotidase SurE produces MNSPAYPQDRTGRPRVLVANDDGIFSPGIKALALAVADVADVVVVAPDVEQSAVGHGITIRRPLRFKHTASAGFGDIPAYRVDGTPADCVVLGYHLLGTPDLVISGINIGPNVGEDLTHSGTVAAAIEGLALGVPSIAFSQLGRPDGEYSFAAGAAYAAKLVREVLTRGLPPRVLLNVNFPAGEARGVRVTRVGQHRWEDSIITRQDPEGREYHWVAGKSRAGDLEDLDTDDGAVEAGFISVTPVRLDLTARDLLAEVAAFTPAL; encoded by the coding sequence ATGAACTCGCCCGCCTACCCGCAGGACCGCACCGGCCGCCCGCGCGTGCTGGTCGCCAACGACGACGGAATCTTCAGCCCCGGCATCAAGGCCCTGGCGCTCGCCGTGGCGGACGTGGCCGACGTGGTCGTGGTCGCCCCGGACGTGGAGCAGTCCGCGGTGGGCCACGGCATCACCATCCGCCGGCCGCTGCGCTTCAAGCACACCGCCTCGGCGGGCTTCGGCGACATTCCCGCGTACCGGGTGGACGGCACGCCCGCGGACTGCGTGGTACTGGGTTACCACCTGCTGGGCACGCCGGACCTGGTGATCAGCGGCATCAACATCGGCCCGAACGTCGGGGAGGACCTCACGCACAGCGGCACGGTGGCCGCCGCCATCGAGGGCCTCGCGCTGGGCGTGCCCAGCATCGCCTTCAGCCAGCTGGGCCGCCCGGACGGCGAGTACAGCTTCGCCGCGGGCGCCGCGTACGCCGCGAAGCTCGTGCGGGAGGTGCTCACGCGCGGCCTGCCGCCGCGGGTGCTGCTGAACGTGAACTTCCCCGCCGGGGAGGCGCGGGGCGTGCGGGTCACGCGGGTCGGGCAGCACCGCTGGGAGGACAGCATCATCACCCGGCAGGACCCGGAGGGCCGCGAGTACCACTGGGTGGCCGGCAAGAGCCGCGCCGGGGACCTGGAGGACCTGGACACCGACGACGGGGCCGTGGAGGCCGGGTTCATCAGCGTGACGCCGGTGCGCCTGGACCTGACTGCCCGGGACCTGCTGGCCGAGGTGGCGGCCTTCACTCCGGCCCTGTAA
- a CDS encoding LysM peptidoglycan-binding domain-containing M23 family metallopeptidase, with protein sequence MRKGVVAGVRRLVLGGVLLCGAAGAATPYRVQAGDTLLGIALRAGVSVSAIRAVNPALRASSTVQLGRVIQIPDRSAPATTHTVTAGQNLTVIARKYGLTLTQLVRANPKYASGRPVPAGARLSIPARQVPVYLTTGRDTVAPAAARPAARSTRVVTTPAATARSASPRSSAAWLWPVTGYTTVSSGFGGRTLEGEGEQHYGIDIVAPVGTPVRAARAGRVLESRPDYQRGWGWTVVIEHPDGWITRYAHLSANLTKQGEWVVRGQPIGRVGDTGRSTGPHLHFGTYLRWNPRDPMSLYR encoded by the coding sequence GTGAGGAAGGGTGTGGTGGCTGGGGTGCGTCGTCTGGTGCTGGGGGGGGTGCTGCTGTGCGGAGCGGCGGGGGCGGCCACGCCGTACCGCGTGCAGGCCGGGGACACGCTGCTGGGCATCGCGCTGCGGGCGGGCGTGAGCGTGAGTGCCATCCGCGCGGTGAACCCGGCGCTGCGGGCGTCCTCGACGGTGCAGCTGGGCCGCGTGATCCAGATTCCGGACCGGTCGGCGCCCGCGACGACGCACACGGTCACGGCCGGGCAGAACCTGACCGTGATCGCCCGGAAGTACGGCCTGACCCTGACGCAGCTCGTGCGCGCCAACCCGAAGTACGCCAGTGGGCGGCCGGTGCCGGCCGGCGCGCGGCTGAGCATCCCGGCGCGGCAGGTGCCGGTGTACCTGACGACCGGCCGGGACACGGTGGCCCCCGCCGCGGCGCGGCCCGCAGCCCGTTCCACCCGGGTGGTGACCACGCCCGCCGCCACCGCGCGCTCCGCCTCTCCGCGCTCGTCCGCGGCCTGGCTGTGGCCGGTCACGGGGTACACCACCGTCTCCAGCGGCTTCGGCGGCCGCACCCTGGAAGGCGAGGGTGAACAGCATTACGGCATCGACATCGTGGCGCCGGTGGGCACGCCGGTCCGGGCGGCGCGGGCCGGCCGGGTGCTGGAATCCCGGCCGGACTACCAGCGGGGGTGGGGATGGACGGTCGTGATCGAGCACCCGGACGGCTGGATCACCCGCTACGCGCACCTGAGCGCGAACCTGACGAAGCAGGGCGAGTGGGTGGTGCGCGGCCAGCCCATCGGCCGGGTGGGGGATACCGGGCGCAGCACCGGGCCGCACCTGCACTTCGGCACGTACCTGCGCTGGAATCCCCGCGACCCGATGAGCCTGTACCGCTGA
- the rph gene encoding ribonuclease PH, with the protein MTTPQSGKTPDLPPRDARTLLEPRPLSVKRGVNPHAPGSAHLIMGRTEILATITLDDKPAPHMRGKKEGWLTAEYSMLPRATTDRQARERNLQNGRRHEIQRLLGRALRAGVDLKHFRNQTIYVDCDVLVADGGTRVASILAGHAALHDFFDTLINTGKLSEWPITHNVGAISVGLIGNEVRVDLDYAEDKVARADLNVVATDTGLIIEVQGGAEEGPITHDEYTTLLTTGVTAVQGVMGQLARELAVIQGM; encoded by the coding sequence ATGACCACCCCCCAGTCCGGCAAAACCCCCGACCTGCCCCCCCGCGACGCCCGCACCCTCCTCGAACCCCGGCCCCTGAGCGTCAAACGCGGCGTGAACCCCCACGCGCCCGGCAGCGCCCATCTCATCATGGGCCGCACCGAGATTCTCGCCACCATCACCCTGGACGACAAACCCGCCCCGCACATGCGCGGCAAAAAAGAAGGCTGGCTGACCGCCGAATACTCCATGCTGCCGCGCGCCACCACCGACCGGCAGGCCAGGGAACGCAACCTCCAGAACGGCCGCCGCCACGAAATCCAGCGCCTCCTCGGCCGCGCCCTGCGCGCTGGCGTGGACCTGAAGCACTTCCGCAACCAGACCATCTACGTCGACTGCGACGTCCTCGTCGCCGACGGCGGCACCCGCGTCGCCAGCATCCTCGCCGGGCACGCCGCCCTGCACGACTTCTTCGACACCCTCATCAACACCGGCAAACTCAGCGAGTGGCCCATCACCCACAACGTCGGCGCGATCAGCGTCGGCCTGATCGGCAACGAAGTCCGCGTGGACCTCGACTACGCCGAGGACAAGGTCGCCCGCGCCGACCTGAACGTCGTCGCCACCGACACCGGCCTGATCATCGAAGTGCAGGGCGGCGCCGAGGAAGGCCCCATCACCCACGACGAGTACACCACCCTCCTCACCACCGGCGTCACCGCCGTGCAGGGCGTCATGGGCCAACTCGCCCGGGAACTGGCCGTTATTCAGGGAATGTGA
- the murI gene encoding glutamate racemase — MASGAPLGVFDSGVGGLSILAQLRRELPHEDILYLGDTAHVPYGARPDEEIRALTDRAITALHRLGVKAVVNACNTSSAFSLDHLRSRFSIPIIGLVPAVKPAVQATRTGVVGVLATPGTLRGTLLADVIAQWADPAGVQVLKAVSTELVPLVEAGQAGSARTREVLRAILRPVADAGADQLVLGCTHYPFLAGSIHAEFGDQFTLVDSGAAVARHTRNTLDRAGLLHDQPTPGQTTYLVTGDPDAARPVIATLTAPSGHNGNKSTRAAPPLRIEPITT; from the coding sequence ATGGCTTCCGGTGCGCCGCTGGGCGTGTTCGACAGTGGAGTGGGCGGCCTGAGCATCCTCGCCCAGTTGAGGCGGGAACTTCCGCACGAGGACATCCTGTACCTGGGCGACACCGCCCACGTCCCCTACGGCGCCCGCCCCGACGAGGAGATCCGCGCCCTCACCGACCGCGCCATCACCGCCCTGCACCGACTGGGCGTGAAAGCCGTCGTGAACGCCTGCAACACCTCCTCCGCGTTCAGCCTCGACCACCTCCGCTCCCGCTTCAGCATCCCCATCATCGGGCTGGTGCCGGCCGTGAAACCCGCCGTGCAGGCCACCCGCACCGGCGTGGTCGGCGTGCTCGCCACCCCCGGCACCCTGCGCGGCACCCTCCTCGCCGACGTGATCGCCCAGTGGGCCGACCCGGCCGGCGTGCAGGTCCTCAAGGCCGTCAGCACCGAACTCGTGCCCCTCGTGGAGGCCGGGCAGGCCGGCAGCGCCCGCACCCGCGAGGTCCTGCGCGCGATCCTGCGGCCCGTCGCGGACGCCGGCGCCGACCAGCTCGTCCTCGGCTGCACCCACTACCCCTTCCTGGCAGGCAGCATCCACGCCGAATTCGGCGACCAGTTCACCCTGGTGGACAGCGGCGCCGCCGTCGCCCGCCACACCCGCAACACCCTGGACCGCGCCGGGCTCCTCCACGACCAGCCCACCCCCGGCCAGACCACGTACCTCGTCACCGGCGACCCGGACGCCGCGCGGCCCGTCATCGCCACCCTCACCGCCCCCAGCGGTCACAATGGGAACAAATCCACCCGGGCGGCCCCCCCGCTCAGAATCGAGCCGATCACCACATGA